From Pseudomonas sp. stari2, a single genomic window includes:
- the cysC gene encoding adenylyl-sulfate kinase, protein MTKITKDSSGNLSLQTPQVTAADRNRLFSQKPYTLWFTGLSGAGKSTLAFSMEKLLVDSGRHAFVLDGDNVRHGLCKGLGFSPEDRSENIRRIAEVARLMNEAGVIVLVACISPCRLQREQAKVIIGEENFIEVYLNTPLNVCESLDPKGLYRKARAGLIPEFTGISAAYEEPIAPSLVLDASQKSIAECLQEVVNKAESWGLDSSGSPI, encoded by the coding sequence GTGACTAAAATAACAAAAGATTCCAGTGGAAATCTGTCGTTGCAAACGCCGCAGGTAACGGCGGCAGACCGTAACCGGCTTTTTTCGCAGAAACCTTACACCCTTTGGTTTACCGGATTGAGTGGTGCCGGCAAGTCGACATTGGCTTTCTCCATGGAGAAGCTGTTGGTCGACAGTGGAAGGCATGCTTTTGTACTGGACGGGGATAATGTCCGCCACGGGCTTTGTAAAGGACTGGGGTTTTCGCCCGAGGATCGTTCGGAAAATATTCGTCGTATCGCTGAAGTTGCTCGATTGATGAACGAGGCGGGGGTGATTGTCCTCGTTGCCTGCATTTCTCCTTGTCGGTTGCAGAGAGAGCAGGCCAAAGTGATCATCGGCGAAGAAAATTTTATCGAAGTCTATTTAAATACCCCTTTAAATGTATGTGAAAGCCTGGATCCAAAAGGTTTGTATCGTAAAGCCCGGGCGGGACTAATACCCGAGTTCACAGGGATCAGTGCAGCGTATGAAGAACCTATCGCTCCTTCATTGGTTCTTGATGCCAGTCAGAAGTCTATTGCAGAGTGTTTGCAAGAGGTTGTGAACAAGGCTGAAAGCTGGGGGCTGGATAGCTCGGGTAGCCCTATCTGA
- a CDS encoding YbjQ family protein, whose product MIVTTTSGVEGRQITAYIDIVSAESVQGVNVIRDMFAGMRDFFGGRSQTLERALKEARIQATDEIKERARALQADALVGVDFEISMPAGKGGMVVVFATGTAVKLR is encoded by the coding sequence ATGATTGTTACAACAACTTCAGGTGTCGAAGGTCGGCAAATTACGGCGTATATCGATATTGTCAGCGCTGAGTCGGTACAGGGCGTGAATGTTATTCGCGATATGTTTGCCGGCATGCGGGACTTTTTCGGTGGGCGTTCGCAGACCCTGGAGCGCGCGTTGAAAGAGGCTCGTATTCAGGCGACTGATGAGATCAAGGAGCGAGCACGTGCCTTGCAGGCGGACGCGTTGGTTGGGGTGGATTTCGAGATCAGCATGCCAGCGGGGAAGGGCGGCATGGTTGTGGTGTTTGCGACTGGCACGGCGGTCAAGCTGCGCTGA